A genomic window from Companilactobacillus alimentarius DSM 20249 includes:
- a CDS encoding NAD kinase has protein sequence MKLWINNNNKEQSVAAANKLRSRLLEAGLILDRRNPQLVISVGGDGTLLSTFHAYAAHLDSVRFLALHTGHLGFYSDWMDTEIDELAKRIIDCQDNIPSTSYPVLDVAVENKEGSIFHGIAINETVVRRLSSLTMKTRVDLDKEFFESFRGDGLCFSTPTGSTAYSKSVGGALIHPKISVFQMIEIASINNRVYRTISSPIIIPHNQQVDLYPQTADDYVISCDGITTKLRNVKKITIKLNHQRAQFAQYRHRHFWTRVETAFLAQHEKE, from the coding sequence ATGAAATTATGGATTAATAATAATAATAAAGAACAGTCAGTGGCAGCTGCGAATAAATTACGTAGCCGTTTATTAGAAGCTGGATTGATTTTAGACCGTCGCAATCCGCAATTAGTTATCAGTGTCGGCGGAGATGGAACGCTTTTAAGTACTTTTCATGCCTATGCAGCACATCTAGATAGTGTAAGATTTTTGGCTTTGCACACAGGACATCTCGGCTTTTATTCCGATTGGATGGATACGGAAATTGATGAGTTAGCAAAGAGAATTATTGATTGCCAAGATAATATTCCATCAACCAGTTATCCGGTATTGGATGTTGCTGTTGAAAATAAAGAAGGTTCGATATTTCATGGTATTGCTATCAATGAAACAGTGGTCAGACGTCTTTCTTCTTTGACAATGAAGACCCGGGTTGACTTGGACAAAGAATTTTTTGAAAGCTTTAGAGGGGACGGACTTTGCTTTTCAACACCTACAGGGTCAACAGCTTACTCTAAGTCAGTTGGTGGAGCATTGATCCATCCTAAAATTAGTGTCTTTCAAATGATTGAGATTGCATCAATTAATAATCGAGTTTATCGAACAATATCTTCGCCAATAATTATTCCTCATAATCAGCAAGTAGATCTTTATCCACAAACGGCGGATGATTATGTGATCAGTTGTGATGGAATAACAACTAAATTAAGAAATGTGAAGAAAATAACAATCAAATTAAATCATCAACGAGCTCAATTTGCTCAATATCGTCATCGTCATTTCTGGACTAGAGTAGAAACTGCCTTCTTAGCACAACATGAAAAAGAATAA
- a CDS encoding undecaprenyl-diphosphate phosphatase: MFIEIIKTIILGIIEGFTEFLPISSTGHLYLADEFIKLKESTAFINMFMVVIQFGAILAVILIYFHKLNPFSPKKNQHEKKQTWSIWFKVILAIIPSVVIGLPLNDWMDAHLTSWQVISATLLIYGILFIVVENWLKNKQPQTAELEDLSYKTAFQIGLFQVLSLVPGTSRSGATILGGMTVGTSRFVATEFSFFLAIPTMFGASLLKILKFFAHGNTFSGDQIIILLIGTFVSFIVAYASIKFLLDYIKRNDFKAFGWYRIILAIIVVAYFGIKAMVA, from the coding sequence ATGTTCATTGAAATCATTAAGACCATTATCCTTGGAATAATCGAAGGTTTCACTGAATTTCTACCAATTAGTTCTACTGGACATTTATATTTAGCTGATGAATTTATTAAATTAAAAGAATCAACTGCTTTTATAAATATGTTTATGGTAGTTATTCAATTTGGAGCAATTTTAGCGGTTATCCTTATTTACTTCCACAAGTTAAATCCTTTCTCGCCCAAGAAGAATCAACATGAAAAGAAGCAAACTTGGAGTATTTGGTTCAAAGTTATCTTAGCCATTATCCCATCTGTCGTAATTGGGCTTCCATTAAATGACTGGATGGATGCTCACTTAACAAGTTGGCAAGTTATTTCAGCTACATTGTTGATTTACGGTATTTTATTCATTGTCGTTGAAAACTGGCTTAAGAATAAGCAACCACAAACTGCTGAACTTGAAGATCTCTCATACAAAACAGCCTTTCAAATTGGACTCTTCCAAGTACTTTCACTAGTACCTGGTACATCACGTTCTGGAGCAACCATTTTGGGTGGTATGACTGTAGGTACTTCAAGATTCGTCGCTACAGAATTTTCTTTCTTCTTAGCTATCCCTACTATGTTTGGTGCTAGTTTATTGAAGATTTTAAAATTCTTTGCTCATGGAAATACTTTCTCAGGAGATCAAATTATTATTCTTCTGATTGGTACATTTGTTTCATTCATCGTGGCTTATGCTTCAATTAAATTCTTACTTGACTATATCAAACGCAATGACTTCAAGGCCTTTGGTTGGTATAGAATCATCTTAGCTATTATTGTAGTTGCCTACTTCGGCATCAAAGCAATGGTCGCTTAA
- the mgtE gene encoding magnesium transporter codes for MDENEKRLQEKFEQLKEYLDRDDKKRFRKTYLDMHFYDQSTFYLTLNKEERITLYSILEPDEMGDMFDTIEDDNPAIPELLKEMDLQYAAKMLNDMYDDNAADVLEHLDKVDVDRFLEQMPRNDANNLRGLLHYDTETAGGIMTTDYVQFHEEETAKTAIRALKKFAQTAETIYYLYVLDSHDDLVGVMSLRDLIMLDDNDTLGAKMNSDVITVNVDAEQAEVAQIFRDYEFLAVPVVDHANKLVGIVTVDDVIEVIDDEAQQDYSGLAGVSMDETNNDGPFKAASKRLPWLITLLLLSMITATLINHYENLLAEASILAVFISTITGTAGNAGTQSLAVAVRRLAVEEINRHEFVKLVGKELITGFVTGLVTGISVFLLVGIWKHNFVLGMVIGMAMCAAITVANLAGSLIPMLMSSFGFDPAVASGPFISTLSDLTSVLIYFSIAGIFMQYFVKA; via the coding sequence ATGGATGAAAATGAAAAAAGACTGCAAGAAAAATTTGAACAGTTAAAAGAGTACCTTGATAGGGATGATAAGAAACGATTTCGAAAAACCTATCTTGATATGCATTTTTATGATCAAAGTACGTTCTACCTCACTTTAAACAAAGAAGAGCGGATCACACTATACTCGATTCTAGAACCAGATGAAATGGGTGACATGTTTGATACTATTGAAGATGATAATCCAGCTATTCCTGAATTATTGAAGGAAATGGATTTACAGTATGCTGCTAAAATGCTCAACGATATGTACGACGATAACGCAGCTGATGTATTGGAACATCTTGATAAGGTTGACGTTGATCGTTTCTTAGAACAAATGCCACGTAACGATGCTAATAATTTACGAGGGTTATTGCATTATGATACTGAAACGGCTGGTGGTATTATGACCACCGATTATGTTCAATTTCATGAAGAAGAGACTGCAAAAACGGCAATCAGGGCTTTAAAGAAGTTCGCTCAAACAGCGGAGACAATTTATTATCTTTATGTTTTGGACAGTCATGATGACTTGGTTGGGGTTATGTCGTTACGTGATTTAATCATGTTAGATGACAATGATACGTTAGGTGCTAAGATGAATAGTGACGTTATAACGGTCAATGTTGATGCTGAACAGGCAGAAGTTGCCCAAATTTTTAGAGATTATGAATTTTTAGCTGTGCCAGTCGTAGATCATGCTAATAAGTTGGTCGGTATCGTTACGGTTGATGACGTTATTGAAGTTATTGATGACGAAGCTCAACAAGATTATTCTGGTTTGGCCGGTGTTAGTATGGATGAAACTAATAACGATGGTCCTTTCAAAGCTGCTTCTAAGCGGTTGCCTTGGTTAATCACATTGTTGTTATTGAGTATGATTACGGCGACTCTGATTAATCATTATGAAAATCTTTTAGCTGAGGCCAGTATTTTGGCGGTCTTTATTTCTACTATTACTGGTACAGCCGGAAATGCAGGAACGCAGAGTTTGGCCGTGGCTGTTAGACGTTTAGCGGTAGAAGAAATCAATCGCCACGAATTTGTAAAGCTAGTTGGTAAAGAATTGATTACTGGGTTTGTAACTGGTTTGGTTACAGGAATTTCTGTATTCTTATTAGTTGGTATTTGGAAACATAATTTTGTTTTAGGAATGGTGATTGGGATGGCTATGTGTGCTGCGATAACTGTCGCTAATTTAGCTGGAAGTTTGATTCCAATGTTGATGTCTAGCTTTGGCTTCGATCCAGCTGTGGCAAGTGGTCCCTTTATTTCGACGTTGAGTGATTTAACGAGTGTCTTGATTTATTTCAGTATTGCTGGAATCTTTATGCAATATTTTGTAAAAGCTTGA
- a CDS encoding competence protein CoiA codes for MYAALDKTGLLINACDALERNEYFCCKCQKRVKLISTNNRKYFRHENKKDNDLNEREIHLLGKKIIKTEIGKLKPHTLETEVYLKKIKQRPDILVDQRIAFEYQCANLDVEVLKKRVIGYHKANMKNIWILGGHYLSNKLKREHLKFIDYNDNFKYYILMLDSQQKCFRLFHHINFLGPFNRLIYQKETFSSDKFEKMFRTEFSGRILKDLLLDDYFLERIRRQNDIVTKEIKLNFYLKHNRPLEEYLKGRFFKPEAPIYKTPAWQRQCGQKNIFLDQPLIKYRYQKIPHQ; via the coding sequence ATGTATGCAGCTTTAGATAAAACCGGTTTGTTAATAAATGCTTGTGATGCTTTGGAGAGAAACGAATACTTTTGTTGTAAATGCCAAAAAAGAGTTAAGTTAATATCGACAAATAACAGAAAATATTTTCGACATGAGAACAAAAAAGATAATGATTTAAATGAACGTGAGATACATTTACTGGGTAAAAAAATAATTAAAACAGAAATTGGTAAACTTAAACCTCATACCTTGGAAACAGAAGTTTATTTGAAAAAAATTAAACAGCGTCCTGATATTTTAGTGGATCAGCGGATAGCTTTCGAATATCAGTGTGCCAATTTGGATGTAGAAGTTTTGAAGAAACGTGTTATAGGGTATCACAAGGCAAATATGAAAAATATTTGGATTTTAGGTGGGCACTACCTAAGCAATAAATTGAAAAGAGAACATTTAAAATTTATTGATTATAATGATAATTTTAAATATTATATTTTAATGCTTGACTCACAACAAAAATGTTTTAGATTATTTCATCACATTAATTTTTTAGGACCATTTAATCGTTTAATATATCAAAAGGAAACTTTTTCTTCTGATAAGTTCGAAAAGATGTTTCGTACGGAATTCTCTGGGAGAATTTTAAAAGATCTTTTATTAGACGATTATTTTTTGGAAAGGATTCGCCGCCAAAATGATATCGTAACTAAAGAAATTAAATTGAATTTTTATTTAAAACATAATCGTCCTCTTGAGGAATATTTAAAAGGACGTTTCTTTAAACCTGAGGCACCGATTTATAAGACTCCAGCTTGGCAACGTCAATGTGGTCAAAAAAATATATTTTTAGACCAACCATTGATTAAATATCGTTATCAAAAAATCCCTCATCAATGA
- a CDS encoding adaptor protein MecA, giving the protein MEMDRLNDNTIRVILSTDDLKERGVTVLDLLGNKKQIESFFYSILDEVDKDHVFTNNEPVTFQIMPNKEGLELLISKSDDSESTDSLPLNGLQGSVVNNNDDSKIGTEEYDSDTAPYLNDPDTPTKTIIVEFKDFEDYVQLADLLHLESGISNLWEYNNKYYLQLILFTDEMHEMTYSDVVALLSEYSFKTKVTAAVLSEYGKEIMSKTALELTRYYFVK; this is encoded by the coding sequence ATGGAAATGGATCGACTTAATGATAATACAATCAGAGTCATTCTTAGTACAGATGATTTAAAGGAACGTGGAGTTACCGTTCTGGATTTGTTGGGTAATAAAAAACAAATTGAATCATTCTTCTACAGTATTTTGGATGAAGTTGATAAGGATCATGTCTTTACAAACAATGAACCAGTTACTTTCCAAATAATGCCAAACAAAGAAGGTTTGGAACTATTAATTAGTAAGAGTGATGATTCTGAGAGTACAGATTCATTGCCATTAAATGGGCTACAGGGTTCAGTCGTTAATAATAATGATGATTCAAAAATAGGTACTGAAGAATATGACAGTGATACAGCCCCATATTTGAACGACCCAGATACACCTACAAAGACAATTATTGTTGAATTTAAGGACTTTGAGGACTACGTCCAATTGGCTGATTTATTACACTTAGAAAGTGGCATTTCTAATCTTTGGGAATATAATAACAAATACTATTTGCAATTAATTCTGTTTACAGATGAAATGCACGAGATGACTTATAGTGATGTCGTAGCTTTGCTTAGTGAGTATAGTTTTAAAACTAAGGTTACAGCGGCTGTCTTATCTGAGTATGGTAAAGAAATCATGTCGAAGACGGCTTTGGAATTAACTAGATATTATTTTGTTAAATAA
- a CDS encoding DsbA family protein — MWEVFIYINPLCSYCLRVEQSIIDFTRKHNIDTQYHFVTNCNMATINDYLQQKGYKISNIEERNNASKEVIEAAKLYKAASCQGNKKARNFLMNLQEQVNVLNNPFDNTTIRRAVNNSGLDYKAIMTDKDSQCVVQGLKRDQQLSMEMSVQKAPTAVIFDCEDEQKPGVMINDFGNAASQDDISKNINLMLERELPKNETSRFVESGTVVSLDKFRR, encoded by the coding sequence ATGTGGGAAGTATTTATATATATCAATCCCTTATGTTCGTACTGTTTACGAGTGGAACAATCGATTATCGATTTTACCAGAAAACATAATATCGACACACAATATCATTTTGTCACGAACTGTAATATGGCAACAATTAATGATTATCTACAACAAAAGGGCTATAAGATTTCAAATATTGAGGAACGCAATAATGCATCCAAAGAAGTAATTGAAGCTGCAAAGCTGTACAAAGCTGCCTCATGTCAGGGCAACAAGAAAGCTCGCAATTTCTTAATGAATCTTCAAGAACAAGTCAATGTCTTAAACAATCCCTTTGATAATACCACTATCAGACGCGCAGTTAACAATAGTGGCCTTGATTACAAAGCTATTATGACAGATAAAGACAGCCAATGCGTCGTCCAAGGATTGAAACGAGATCAACAGTTATCTATGGAAATGAGTGTTCAAAAAGCACCAACAGCTGTGATCTTTGATTGTGAAGATGAACAAAAACCCGGTGTCATGATTAATGATTTTGGTAACGCCGCTTCCCAAGATGATATTAGTAAGAATATTAATCTAATGCTAGAACGAGAACTACCTAAAAATGAAACTAGTCGTTTTGTTGAGTCCGGAACAGTTGTCAGTCTAGATAAATTTAGAAGATAA
- a CDS encoding copper homeostasis protein CutC, translating to MFKEVAVENFTNIPLAVSKGANRIELNDNLAVGGTTVSLGVLQETTKYLQEKSIPVVEMIRPRGGNFVYNDLEIKMMEADLFQAQKLGVDAVAFGALTNDGAIDEDAMEQLIAASSGMQVVFHMAFDALAEENKKGTIDWLIDHDVDRILTHGGPLTTPINETLDNIKKYIDYADDRITILPGGGINYQNCDMIAEKLNIKEVHGTKVIQGIND from the coding sequence ATTTTTAAAGAAGTCGCTGTCGAAAATTTCACTAATATTCCCTTGGCCGTCTCTAAGGGTGCTAATCGAATTGAGTTAAATGATAATTTAGCTGTTGGAGGTACAACTGTCAGCCTAGGAGTTCTCCAAGAAACAACTAAGTATCTTCAAGAAAAGTCCATTCCCGTCGTTGAAATGATTCGTCCTCGTGGAGGAAATTTTGTCTACAACGACCTAGAAATCAAAATGATGGAGGCTGACCTCTTCCAAGCTCAAAAATTAGGCGTTGACGCTGTCGCCTTTGGTGCTTTAACAAATGATGGCGCTATTGATGAAGACGCTATGGAACAACTGATTGCTGCTTCTTCAGGAATGCAAGTCGTCTTCCATATGGCTTTCGACGCCCTGGCAGAGGAGAATAAAAAAGGTACAATAGATTGGCTAATAGATCACGATGTCGATCGTATTCTAACTCATGGTGGGCCCTTAACCACTCCAATCAATGAAACACTCGACAATATTAAAAAATATATCGATTATGCTGATGACAGAATTACAATTTTACCCGGTGGCGGTATCAATTACCAAAATTGTGATATGATTGCCGAAAAATTGAACATTAAAGAAGTTCACGGTACAAAAGTTATTCAAGGTATCAACGATTAA
- a CDS encoding RluA family pseudouridine synthase: MKKNNRFLKFVINDNDKRTVRRFLVQHKFSSSQLHNLKNKGGQIFVNHRQRHFNFGLKTGDEVLVVLSNEKPSDLIEPMRGPVDVIFEDDYLLVINKPPGIASLPAKARDGKTMANLVKAYLIAKNENSSIHLVTRLDRDTSGLMVFAKTSYAHSLLDQILHTEDFQKFYLAMIDGQINPKQGLIDLPIGIDPQAFYRRVIDYKNGKESKTLYKTVAHYPKASLLELKLLTGRTHQIRVHLSAIGYPIIGDDMYSGKKDQRISRQALHCYNLRIVHPVTKELLNLKAPLPKDMVILKGVLRGERNG; the protein is encoded by the coding sequence ATGAAAAAGAATAATCGTTTTCTGAAATTCGTCATCAATGATAATGATAAAAGGACCGTTCGTCGCTTTTTAGTGCAACATAAATTTTCCTCTAGTCAGTTGCACAATTTAAAAAATAAAGGTGGACAGATTTTCGTTAATCATCGCCAACGTCATTTTAATTTTGGATTAAAAACAGGAGACGAAGTATTGGTTGTCTTGAGCAATGAAAAGCCATCAGACTTGATTGAACCAATGCGTGGACCTGTTGATGTCATTTTTGAGGACGATTACTTATTGGTTATAAATAAACCTCCAGGGATTGCTAGTTTACCTGCTAAAGCGCGTGATGGTAAAACAATGGCTAACCTAGTCAAAGCCTATTTGATTGCTAAAAATGAAAATAGTTCCATTCATTTGGTAACGCGATTAGATCGTGATACTTCTGGATTGATGGTTTTTGCAAAAACCTCCTATGCACATTCCTTATTGGATCAAATCTTACATACGGAAGATTTTCAGAAGTTTTATTTGGCAATGATTGATGGTCAGATAAATCCTAAGCAGGGATTGATTGATTTACCTATTGGAATTGATCCTCAAGCTTTTTACAGACGTGTGATTGATTATAAAAATGGCAAAGAATCAAAAACACTCTATAAAACAGTTGCACATTATCCAAAAGCTAGCTTGCTGGAATTAAAGTTGCTGACGGGTCGAACGCATCAGATAAGGGTGCATTTGTCAGCAATCGGCTATCCCATAATTGGAGATGACATGTATAGCGGTAAAAAAGATCAAAGAATCTCTCGTCAAGCTTTACATTGTTATAATTTGAGAATTGTTCATCCCGTTACTAAAGAGTTATTAAATTTAAAGGCTCCTTTACCCAAAGATATGGTAATCTTAAAGGGTGTGCTAAGGGGTGAGAGAAATGGATGA
- a CDS encoding GTP pyrophosphokinase has protein sequence MSEIKWNEFLIPYSQAVDELKIKFRNLRKEFLEKNEHSPIEFVTGRVKTVDSIKEKMRRRFISKELLEQDMQDIAGIRIQCQFVEDIYDVAKLLHIREDMRVVEERDYIANSKPSGYRSYHVVIEYPIQTANGQINILAEIQIRTLAMNFWSTIEHSLNYKYKGDFPDEINERLKRAAEASFMLDEEMSKIREEIQDAQQYFTDRKRDLNSPTEQDKK, from the coding sequence ATGTCAGAAATAAAATGGAATGAATTCTTGATACCATATTCACAAGCAGTTGACGAATTAAAGATCAAATTTAGAAATTTACGTAAGGAGTTTCTAGAAAAGAACGAACATTCACCAATTGAGTTTGTCACTGGACGTGTGAAAACTGTTGATAGTATTAAGGAAAAAATGCGTCGAAGATTTATTTCTAAAGAACTTTTGGAACAGGATATGCAAGATATTGCTGGGATTAGGATTCAATGTCAATTTGTTGAAGATATTTACGATGTGGCCAAACTACTCCATATTAGAGAGGACATGAGAGTAGTTGAAGAACGTGATTATATCGCTAATAGTAAACCGAGTGGATATCGTTCTTACCATGTGGTGATTGAATATCCTATTCAAACGGCAAATGGTCAGATCAATATTCTAGCGGAAATTCAGATTCGAACTTTAGCAATGAACTTCTGGTCGACAATTGAGCATTCTCTTAATTATAAATATAAGGGAGATTTTCCAGACGAAATCAACGAACGTTTAAAACGGGCGGCGGAAGCTTCCTTTATGTTGGATGAAGAAATGTCAAAAATTCGTGAAGAAATTCAAGATGCACAACAATATTTTACAGATCGAAAACGAGATCTAAATAGCCCAACGGAGCAAGATAAAAAATGA
- the spxA gene encoding transcriptional regulator SpxA → MVTIYTSPSCTSCRKAKAWLEQHDIPYKERNIYSEPLNKREIKQVLQMTENGTEEIISTRSKAFQNLKVNLDDLTIDQLLNLVQTNPGLLKRPIIMDDKRLQVGFNEDEIRRFLPRSVRTMELQKAQLMAGL, encoded by the coding sequence ATGGTTACCATTTATACATCTCCAAGTTGCACATCATGTCGGAAGGCCAAGGCTTGGCTTGAACAACATGACATTCCTTACAAAGAAAGAAACATTTACTCAGAACCTTTAAATAAGCGAGAAATCAAACAAGTTTTACAAATGACTGAGAACGGAACAGAAGAAATTATTTCAACACGTTCAAAGGCATTTCAAAATCTTAAGGTTAATTTGGACGATTTAACAATTGATCAATTGTTAAACTTAGTTCAAACAAATCCTGGTTTATTGAAGCGTCCTATCATCATGGATGATAAACGTCTTCAAGTCGGCTTCAATGAAGACGAAATCAGAAGATTCTTGCCAAGAAGTGTCAGAACAATGGAACTTCAAAAGGCTCAATTAATGGCTGGATTATAA
- a CDS encoding AI-2E family transporter: MKETPEKRKSWFYQWFLNNQLTVILINVFLVFLIIYLFSKISFVFDPLSQILGITMPPVILALVLYYLINPLINVLESKFHVKRIISITFVFIIILALLIWGVMSLIPFVQEQIDSLVKNWPQYWNSMNKSLQNMFSDPKLHMIKERLIQTNASVTKSFEKSMDQILPQTVNNIGSAVGVLTNVVVIIMTAPFILFFMLKDDKKFKDSIVKFMPNRVKKSVGDMLSEISQSLSSYITGQLTVAFWVAVMFFVGYLIIGQRYALVLGIVAGILNLIPYIGSTLALIPSLVIASFIAPSMVLKVLIVFIVEQTVETRVISPIIVGNKMQMHPVTTILVLLVSAGMYGLIGMIAGIPIFAILKIICLRFFNWFKRNSNWYDDDDLPEKTVEKDTKKTEDIHK; encoded by the coding sequence ATGAAAGAAACGCCAGAAAAAAGAAAAAGTTGGTTTTATCAGTGGTTTTTGAATAACCAATTAACAGTAATTTTGATTAATGTCTTTTTGGTATTTTTAATAATATATCTTTTTTCTAAGATAAGCTTCGTTTTCGACCCACTCAGTCAAATCTTAGGTATAACGATGCCACCAGTTATTTTGGCGTTGGTACTGTACTATTTGATTAATCCTTTGATCAATGTCTTAGAAAGTAAGTTTCATGTTAAACGAATCATATCAATAACCTTTGTCTTTATTATCATATTGGCTTTATTGATATGGGGTGTTATGTCACTGATTCCCTTTGTGCAAGAACAAATTGATTCTTTGGTTAAAAATTGGCCACAATATTGGAACTCGATGAATAAGAGCCTACAGAATATGTTTTCTGATCCTAAATTACATATGATCAAAGAGCGCCTAATTCAAACGAACGCTAGTGTAACTAAGAGCTTTGAGAAATCAATGGATCAAATTTTACCACAGACTGTGAATAATATTGGTTCAGCAGTTGGTGTGCTAACTAACGTAGTTGTTATCATCATGACTGCACCGTTCATTCTTTTCTTTATGTTAAAGGACGATAAGAAATTTAAAGATTCAATCGTTAAATTTATGCCTAATCGTGTTAAGAAATCCGTTGGCGATATGCTTTCTGAAATCAGTCAATCATTGAGTTCTTACATAACAGGGCAATTAACCGTAGCTTTTTGGGTAGCTGTGATGTTTTTTGTTGGCTATCTAATCATTGGCCAAAGATATGCATTAGTTTTAGGAATCGTGGCAGGAATTTTAAATTTAATTCCTTATATTGGATCTACTTTAGCATTGATCCCATCATTAGTAATTGCGTCTTTTATTGCGCCTTCGATGGTGTTAAAGGTTTTAATCGTCTTTATAGTTGAACAGACAGTCGAAACTCGAGTGATTTCACCAATTATCGTGGGTAATAAAATGCAGATGCATCCGGTGACAACCATTTTGGTATTATTGGTTTCAGCTGGAATGTATGGTTTGATTGGGATGATAGCTGGTATTCCAATATTTGCTATTTTAAAAATTATTTGTCTTCGTTTCTTCAATTGGTTCAAGCGAAATTCTAATTGGTATGACGATGATGACTTACCAGAAAAAACGGTTGAAAAAGATACAAAAAAAACTGAGGATATTCATAAATAA
- a CDS encoding lactonase family protein, with protein MFEKVLFSGYTNKSGKGVYSAELNSDNGELSTPKVLVELNSPTYIDVTNDMKLIALAKKDDRGGIVVYDISGDEPKLLDEDYSEQTSPSYVKFDASRNLTFSAYFHLSKVKIDHLTDDGKIEHYSEVKFEGHGPRVEQDQSKPHFSALTPDGKLIICDYGADRIYIYDLSDPKNPKLMNNYIAPAGYAPRHLVFNPTKPYVYVACELSSKVLVMEYNAETAGLTLVDEVDAAKDEQKNTTAAIRITKDGKFLYASTRGADTIALFSVNEKGDRLKKINTTSSDGKGPRDFELDPSEKYLVAANQDSDNVTIFKRNMKKGILTSLENNISIPECVCVHFI; from the coding sequence ATGTTTGAAAAGGTTCTCTTTAGTGGTTACACAAATAAATCTGGTAAGGGCGTCTATTCAGCCGAATTAAATTCTGACAATGGCGAATTATCAACGCCAAAAGTCCTAGTTGAATTGAACAGTCCTACGTATATTGATGTAACTAATGATATGAAATTGATTGCTCTAGCTAAAAAAGACGATCGTGGTGGTATTGTTGTCTATGACATCAGTGGTGATGAACCAAAATTATTAGATGAAGATTATTCTGAACAGACTTCACCATCTTATGTTAAATTTGATGCCAGTCGTAATTTAACTTTTAGTGCATATTTCCATTTAAGTAAGGTAAAGATCGACCATTTAACTGATGATGGTAAAATCGAACACTATTCTGAGGTTAAATTTGAGGGACATGGTCCCCGAGTTGAACAGGATCAATCAAAGCCACACTTTAGTGCCTTAACTCCTGATGGTAAATTGATTATCTGTGATTATGGTGCTGACCGTATTTATATTTACGATTTAAGTGATCCAAAAAATCCAAAATTAATGAATAACTACATTGCTCCTGCTGGCTATGCTCCAAGGCACTTAGTTTTCAATCCAACTAAGCCTTATGTTTATGTTGCTTGTGAATTATCATCCAAGGTCCTTGTTATGGAATATAATGCAGAAACCGCAGGTCTAACATTAGTTGACGAAGTTGATGCTGCTAAGGATGAACAAAAGAATACTACTGCTGCCATTAGAATTACTAAAGACGGTAAATTCTTATATGCTTCAACTCGTGGTGCTGATACGATTGCACTGTTCTCCGTTAATGAAAAGGGCGACCGTCTTAAGAAAATCAATACTACTTCTAGCGATGGCAAAGGTCCTAGAGATTTTGAGCTTGACCCATCAGAGAAGTATTTAGTTGCTGCTAACCAAGATTCCGACAATGTTACTATTTTCAAGAGAAATATGAAAAAGGGAATTTTGACTAGTTTGGAAAATAATATTTCCATTCCTGAGTGTGTATGTGTACACTTTATTTAG